From Spartinivicinus ruber, the proteins below share one genomic window:
- a CDS encoding oxidoreductase, translating into MQIPDASNTTVNAIYQHYEKNADSGFRAHLGASIIGKECQRALWYDFHWCTPSNHSGQLLRLFETGQLAEARFAENLRAIGVQIHTVDPKTGLQYRVVACDGHFGGSMDGIGQGFPEAPKTPHVVEMKTHSEKSFKELEKKKVKESKPQHYTQMQVYMHLGGFERAFYIAVNKNTDELYGERVEYDQQHAREAIDKACNVIFSSAPPAKINEDPSWFKCKFCDHQAVCHQNKLPPVNCRTCMHSTPVANGQWLCERYQLNPTDEQQRWGCQSHMYNPHLLYPWAEVLDSGDYWYQFAIKATGEIITTGEAPEHHKSSELRAVSDLSLLNDKNVEAIREHFDAKVVA; encoded by the coding sequence ATGCAAATTCCTGACGCCAGTAACACAACCGTTAATGCCATTTACCAACATTACGAAAAAAATGCTGATAGTGGTTTTCGGGCACACTTGGGCGCGTCCATTATTGGTAAAGAATGCCAACGGGCGCTGTGGTATGACTTTCATTGGTGTACCCCTAGCAATCATTCGGGTCAGCTATTGCGCTTATTTGAGACTGGCCAGTTAGCCGAAGCGCGCTTTGCTGAAAACCTAAGAGCCATTGGCGTACAAATCCATACCGTAGACCCAAAGACCGGTTTGCAATATCGGGTCGTGGCTTGTGATGGTCACTTTGGTGGCAGTATGGATGGCATTGGTCAAGGTTTCCCTGAAGCCCCAAAGACACCCCATGTCGTAGAGATGAAGACTCACAGCGAGAAGTCTTTTAAGGAATTAGAAAAGAAAAAGGTTAAGGAATCCAAACCCCAGCATTACACCCAAATGCAAGTCTATATGCACCTCGGCGGATTCGAGCGAGCTTTTTATATTGCCGTGAATAAAAACACTGACGAACTTTATGGTGAACGGGTTGAATATGATCAACAGCATGCCAGGGAGGCAATTGATAAAGCATGTAATGTGATTTTTTCGAGTGCACCACCGGCAAAAATTAACGAAGACCCGAGCTGGTTTAAGTGCAAGTTTTGCGACCACCAAGCCGTGTGCCATCAAAACAAATTACCACCGGTTAACTGTCGTACCTGTATGCATTCTACCCCAGTGGCCAATGGTCAGTGGTTATGTGAGCGTTACCAACTCAATCCGACCGATGAGCAACAACGCTGGGGCTGTCAGAGCCATATGTATAACCCACATCTGTTGTATCCCTGGGCGGAAGTACTGGATAGCGGGGATTACTGGTATCAGTTTGCTATCAAAGCCACGGGGGAAATCATTACCACCGGGGAAGCACCGGAACACCACAAGAGCAGTGAATTAAGGGCCGTTTCTGACTTATCGTTATTAAACGATAAAAACGTTGAGGCCATTCGTGAGCACTTTGATGCCAAGGTGGTGGCATGA
- a CDS encoding DEAD/DEAH box helicase produces MKLRPYQQEAIQALIEYFHRATGNPLICISTGGGKSVVIAAWCQLVLNQFPNQRILILSHVKEILEQNYSKLKTLAPDVDMGIYSASLKRKDKDASVLFAGIQSVYSKAFDLGPFNLIIVDECHLINADNDTTMYSQFFTDAKKMNPNIKVIGFSATPYRMKSGLLTHGDNALFHEIVYETDIQQLIDDGYLSPLVTKGGRQKIDLTGVRTQNGDYATKDMEKAVNKDDLTDKALAEIMELGADRKSWLIFGVSVKHCLEIEEKLKKQGVSVGIVHGKTPNKLRDRIITLFKQGSIRCLISQGVLTTGFDAPRTDLIALLRSTKSAGLYVQILGRGLRISPETGKTNCLVLDYGGNVERHGPIDQIKVRNAGKKKEPGEMPIKECPKCQLLIPCFEKECPDCGYIFPAQAPHKATASNKAVLSAMQQAEWYPVEAVFYQLHSKAFSNNSVKVTYQCGTEFFDEWVCFEHTGFPKHRALTWWVQRVGYQPPCPNDCDTALAYLNNNNVKTPSAIQVKPEGKYKKIINYEFLPETIKEMAYGN; encoded by the coding sequence ATGAAACTTCGACCTTATCAGCAGGAAGCGATTCAGGCACTGATTGAATACTTTCATCGTGCCACTGGGAATCCGTTAATCTGTATTTCCACTGGTGGCGGTAAATCCGTGGTGATAGCCGCTTGGTGTCAGTTGGTATTAAACCAATTTCCTAATCAACGCATCTTAATACTCAGCCACGTTAAAGAAATCCTGGAGCAGAATTACAGTAAATTAAAAACCCTGGCCCCTGATGTGGATATGGGGATTTATTCGGCCAGCTTAAAACGCAAAGACAAAGACGCCAGTGTGTTATTTGCTGGTATCCAATCCGTGTATTCCAAAGCGTTTGATTTAGGTCCCTTCAATTTAATTATTGTGGATGAATGCCACTTAATTAATGCCGATAACGACACCACGATGTACAGCCAGTTTTTTACCGATGCTAAAAAGATGAATCCCAATATTAAAGTGATTGGGTTTTCAGCGACACCGTATCGGATGAAGTCAGGGTTATTAACCCATGGGGATAATGCCTTATTCCATGAGATTGTTTATGAAACCGATATTCAGCAATTAATTGATGATGGCTATTTATCTCCTTTGGTCACCAAAGGTGGCAGGCAGAAAATCGACCTTACTGGGGTACGGACCCAAAACGGCGATTATGCCACCAAGGATATGGAAAAGGCGGTTAATAAAGATGATTTAACTGATAAAGCCTTGGCTGAAATTATGGAGTTAGGGGCTGATAGAAAAAGTTGGTTGATCTTTGGAGTATCGGTTAAGCACTGTCTAGAAATTGAAGAGAAATTAAAAAAGCAAGGTGTCTCCGTGGGGATCGTCCATGGTAAGACACCTAATAAGTTAAGGGATAGAATTATTACTTTGTTCAAACAAGGTAGTATACGTTGTCTAATTTCGCAAGGTGTTTTAACGACGGGATTCGATGCGCCTAGAACGGATTTAATTGCGTTATTACGTTCGACTAAATCTGCTGGGCTGTATGTGCAGATATTAGGACGTGGATTACGGATATCGCCCGAAACCGGCAAGACTAATTGTTTGGTCCTAGATTATGGCGGCAATGTTGAACGCCATGGGCCGATTGATCAAATCAAAGTGAGGAATGCCGGTAAGAAAAAAGAGCCGGGGGAAATGCCAATCAAGGAATGCCCCAAGTGTCAGTTATTGATTCCCTGCTTTGAAAAAGAATGCCCAGATTGCGGGTATATTTTTCCCGCACAAGCCCCCCATAAAGCCACAGCCAGTAACAAAGCAGTACTGTCTGCTATGCAACAGGCCGAATGGTACCCAGTGGAAGCGGTATTTTATCAACTGCATAGCAAGGCGTTTTCGAATAACTCAGTCAAAGTGACTTATCAGTGTGGCACTGAATTTTTTGATGAGTGGGTTTGTTTTGAGCACACCGGCTTTCCGAAACACCGGGCATTAACCTGGTGGGTGCAACGGGTCGGTTATCAACCGCCATGCCCGAATGATTGTGATACGGCATTGGCCTATTTAAATAATAACAACGTTAAAACCCCATCTGCTATTCAGGTGAAACCTGAAGGCAAATACAAAAAAATAATTAATTACGAGTTTCTACCCGAGACAATAAAGGAGATGGCTTATGGAAATTAA
- a CDS encoding carbon storage regulator — translation MLALSRKYGQSIYIGNHIRISLGGFNRESARVGLAINEKLEIKEVPYELYQKLGDDITFFIRHKGGQVCFYFNAPRDVIILRSELESRNKQVKSNKELTAA, via the coding sequence ATGTTAGCACTCTCACGAAAATACGGTCAGTCTATTTATATTGGTAACCACATCAGAATTTCATTGGGTGGGTTTAATCGGGAATCGGCCCGAGTAGGACTAGCAATCAATGAAAAACTAGAAATTAAGGAGGTGCCTTACGAACTTTATCAAAAGCTAGGTGACGATATTACCTTCTTTATTCGACATAAAGGTGGTCAAGTGTGTTTTTATTTTAATGCACCGAGAGATGTAATCATATTACGCAGTGAGCTGGAATCAAGAAATAAGCAAGTTAAATCCAATAAAGAGTTAACAGCCGCTTAA
- a CDS encoding DNA-binding protein, giving the protein MRLISLENYRKTKFPFGDGPSMGSLRRQCRSGDLAGARKEGKLWYVDIDVASSTSGDPLVEKVLSEIGML; this is encoded by the coding sequence GTGCGACTTATTAGCTTGGAAAATTATAGAAAAACTAAATTTCCTTTTGGTGATGGCCCTTCGATGGGATCCTTGCGACGACAGTGCCGTAGTGGTGATCTTGCTGGCGCTCGAAAGGAAGGTAAATTATGGTATGTGGATATCGATGTTGCCTCCTCGACGAGTGGTGATCCTCTGGTTGAGAAAGTATTAAGTGAAATAGGCATGCTATGA
- a CDS encoding tyrosine-type recombinase/integrase: MTPRRRIKPGLCPNLYESDGLYRYRHPYKKTWHNLGRDKAKAVKAAKELNAILLPNHETLIRGVMGLDNKTIKDLILKFKEEILPKKELKERSLHEINYRLNRVEKDIGHWALTKLSTQKVAYYLDINFRGDAYKQHRSVLNQLCRTAVVKGWMKENPVETTLPTLQGEKIKKQRSRLTVEQYQAIYQFADTWLQIAMDLALTTLQRRSDLLQLKFTDIKDDRLYLVQSKTEKHGDAARLSIHIGHDLKAIIQRARSSGVLSPFIIHRKPLQRQRKQLETKEHWTAITPRYLSDAFAQARDKTDLFTNIPQQQRPTFHEIRALGGHLYEQHGRTKAEVRSLMGHTSEKMTEHYLQGHVERWTMVDADFRLDWLDE; the protein is encoded by the coding sequence ATGACACCAAGACGTAGAATTAAACCGGGGCTCTGCCCCAACCTTTACGAGTCTGATGGGCTTTACCGCTATCGCCACCCTTATAAAAAAACCTGGCATAATTTAGGGCGTGATAAGGCTAAAGCCGTCAAAGCAGCTAAAGAGTTGAATGCCATATTACTGCCCAATCATGAAACGTTAATACGTGGTGTGATGGGTTTAGACAATAAAACCATCAAAGATTTAATCCTTAAATTTAAAGAAGAAATATTACCCAAGAAAGAATTAAAAGAACGTTCACTGCATGAAATCAATTATCGCTTAAATAGAGTTGAAAAAGATATCGGCCATTGGGCATTAACGAAATTATCCACACAAAAAGTTGCTTATTATTTGGATATTAACTTTAGAGGGGATGCCTATAAACAACACCGCTCAGTATTAAATCAACTCTGTCGTACTGCAGTGGTTAAAGGTTGGATGAAAGAAAATCCCGTTGAAACCACCCTCCCTACTCTGCAAGGTGAAAAAATAAAAAAACAGAGAAGCCGATTAACCGTAGAGCAATACCAAGCGATCTATCAGTTTGCAGACACTTGGTTACAAATAGCAATGGACTTGGCACTGACCACACTGCAAAGGCGGTCAGACCTATTACAGCTAAAATTCACCGATATTAAAGACGACAGATTGTATCTCGTCCAGAGCAAAACCGAAAAACATGGGGATGCGGCTAGGCTGTCTATCCATATTGGCCATGATCTGAAAGCCATTATACAACGAGCAAGGTCGAGTGGTGTGCTCTCCCCTTTCATCATTCACCGAAAGCCACTGCAACGCCAGAGAAAGCAGCTAGAGACCAAGGAACATTGGACAGCCATCACCCCACGATACTTGTCGGATGCCTTTGCTCAAGCCCGTGATAAAACGGATTTATTTACCAACATACCACAACAACAAAGACCCACTTTTCATGAAATTAGGGCTTTAGGTGGACACCTCTATGAACAGCACGGCAGGACTAAAGCCGAGGTACGTTCATTAATGGGCCACACTTCTGAAAAAATGACAGAGCACTACTTACAGGGGCATGTGGAAAGGTGGACAATGGTTGATGCTGATTTTAGGTTGGATTGGCTGGATGAATAA
- a CDS encoding cysteine peptidase family C39 domain-containing protein yields the protein MTNISAIQANSIPSLSNSDLIAAKDSNSKIEVNGVKYKISHNLDAQVSGNLNKLYSKFSKLLQHLHIHDITKGKEINATLAGLEARLNKISQESDTKATAAKPAGFPLALQSLPEKGTAEIEYYDSEEGGYQYLEIDINNKSSLTSQLLQHFAPKDDGIFGSFDDDEDGKGNLFDITKITIPDSDGVDRSVYFPEKKPGDYKHFQELFDGVPVDIKDMDNIVTPDNFDQSLEGDYGFDYAVHNNLHVIQQGTTNACGPTSLAMILMDKNVDISKLQRSVMDTESGMFMNKLNELANDYTKTDFQENSKNILKTLKENLNADGPNRAAIVMYGPHFIVVDSVDDNKISIRDPFQGTLSEIALASLDKSNLGSDIIFFPKD from the coding sequence ATGACGAATATTAGTGCTATCCAAGCTAATTCTATCCCATCACTTTCAAACTCAGATTTAATTGCAGCAAAAGATTCAAACAGTAAAATTGAGGTTAATGGAGTTAAATACAAAATTTCACATAACCTTGATGCTCAAGTTAGTGGTAATTTGAACAAACTTTACTCAAAGTTTTCTAAGCTATTGCAACATTTGCATATTCACGACATCACCAAAGGAAAAGAAATTAACGCAACACTAGCTGGTTTAGAGGCTAGATTAAATAAAATATCGCAAGAATCTGATACGAAAGCTACAGCAGCAAAGCCAGCAGGTTTTCCTCTTGCTTTGCAAAGTTTACCCGAAAAAGGCACTGCAGAAATTGAGTACTATGACTCTGAAGAGGGTGGATATCAATATTTAGAAATTGATATAAATAATAAATCATCTCTTACCAGCCAATTGCTACAACACTTTGCGCCTAAGGATGACGGTATATTTGGGTCATTTGATGATGATGAAGATGGTAAAGGTAATCTTTTTGATATTACCAAAATCACTATCCCAGATTCCGATGGTGTTGATCGCAGTGTGTACTTTCCTGAAAAAAAACCAGGTGACTATAAACATTTTCAAGAATTGTTTGATGGCGTTCCAGTAGATATTAAAGACATGGATAATATAGTCACTCCTGACAACTTTGATCAGTCTTTAGAAGGTGATTATGGATTTGACTATGCTGTTCATAACAATCTTCATGTTATTCAGCAGGGAACTACTAATGCATGCGGTCCAACATCACTAGCCATGATATTAATGGATAAAAATGTTGATATATCAAAACTTCAGCGAAGTGTTATGGACACAGAATCAGGTATGTTCATGAATAAATTAAATGAATTAGCAAATGACTATACTAAAACTGATTTTCAGGAGAATAGTAAAAACATCCTAAAAACTTTAAAAGAAAATTTAAATGCAGATGGCCCTAATAGAGCTGCTATTGTTATGTACGGTCCTCATTTTATAGTCGTAGACTCTGTCGATGATAATAAAATTTCAATCAGAGATCCTTTTCAAGGTACATTATCTGAAATAGCACTTGCTTCTTTAGATAAAAGTAATCTTGGTTCAGATATCATTTTTTTTCCAAAAGATTAA
- a CDS encoding CesT family type III secretion system chaperone, which translates to MFHNYIEQLLKEFADRANLSDVSLNEDGLCHLVINNKYPLSLRYSSNSKRITLFSELSTINPKSITTTWLTLVLNTAFNSFNENEPGIGKHPESNSLVAFLHLDLDKLTVDSLEASVAYFIEWQIKWLQSERSINNPEVSHTNITSQNHSMRV; encoded by the coding sequence ATGTTTCATAATTATATCGAACAACTTCTAAAAGAGTTTGCTGATAGGGCAAATTTATCTGATGTTTCACTTAATGAGGATGGGCTCTGTCATTTAGTTATAAATAATAAATACCCTTTGTCTTTACGCTACAGCTCGAATAGTAAACGTATAACACTGTTTAGTGAACTATCAACTATTAATCCGAAGAGTATTACAACAACCTGGCTGACATTAGTGCTAAATACAGCTTTTAACAGCTTCAACGAAAATGAACCAGGTATAGGAAAACATCCAGAATCAAATTCGTTAGTTGCTTTCCTTCATCTTGATCTCGATAAATTAACAGTGGACTCATTAGAAGCATCTGTCGCCTATTTTATAGAATGGCAGATAAAATGGCTACAAAGTGAGAGATCAATAAATAATCCTGAAGTTAGTCACACCAATATAACATCTCAGAATCACTCTATGCGTGTTTAA
- a CDS encoding MerR family transcriptional regulator, producing MLEPSISEELPAIPGKRYFTIGEVSELCQVKPHVLRYWEQEFEQLKPVKRRGNRRYYQRQDVLMIRQIRSLLYEKGFTIGGARNQLAGEESKSDRTQYKQLIRQMIAELEEVLAVLKSR from the coding sequence ATGCTGGAACCAAGCATCAGTGAAGAACTACCAGCGATACCTGGCAAGCGCTACTTCACAATTGGAGAAGTAAGCGAGTTGTGCCAGGTTAAGCCCCATGTGCTTCGCTATTGGGAGCAAGAGTTTGAGCAGTTGAAGCCAGTGAAGCGGCGAGGTAATCGCCGTTATTATCAGCGCCAAGATGTGCTGATGATTAGACAAATTAGAAGCCTGTTATATGAAAAAGGCTTCACAATTGGTGGTGCTAGAAATCAACTTGCTGGTGAAGAATCAAAATCAGACCGTACGCAATATAAACAGCTTATACGACAGATGATTGCTGAATTGGAAGAAGTACTCGCTGTATTAAAATCCCGTTAA
- the ihfA gene encoding integration host factor subunit alpha has product MAALTKAEMAERLFEELGLNKREAKDMVEMFFEEIRHALESNEQVKLSGFGNFDLRDKRERPGRNPKTGEEIPISARRVVTFRPGQKLKARVEAYAGTKHQ; this is encoded by the coding sequence ATGGCGGCACTGACGAAAGCAGAAATGGCTGAGCGTCTTTTTGAAGAGCTAGGCCTTAATAAACGTGAAGCCAAGGATATGGTGGAGATGTTCTTTGAAGAAATTCGTCATGCCTTGGAATCCAATGAGCAAGTTAAATTGTCTGGCTTTGGTAATTTTGACTTAAGGGACAAACGAGAAAGGCCAGGTCGAAACCCAAAAACAGGGGAGGAGATTCCAATTTCTGCAAGAAGAGTAGTTACCTTCAGGCCAGGACAAAAACTCAAGGCAAGAGTAGAGGCATATGCTGGAACCAAGCATCAGTGA